The following proteins are encoded in a genomic region of Antricoccus suffuscus:
- a CDS encoding TetR/AcrR family transcriptional regulator, with amino-acid sequence MASSVMATQGLRERKAARTRAQISRVAIGLFCSRGFDAVTMTQVAHEAEVGRATLFAYFPTKEDLVLERVRGNGPVQTVRQRAAGVSLVDALRAHCHETAARFARTDQGDVQGTRRVMGLILSTPVLRAGLQRLFDQQREDLAGLLSGEDPGLAGTWRAEVAAAQAMGVVLAVESHIYRWFVSGEPTDATPAPLAGEIDVAFDQLAAGLERCYPKRDD; translated from the coding sequence ATGGCTAGCTCGGTGATGGCAACGCAGGGGCTGCGGGAGCGCAAGGCGGCCCGGACGCGGGCCCAGATCTCGCGGGTTGCGATCGGCTTATTCTGCTCGCGGGGTTTCGATGCGGTGACGATGACGCAGGTGGCGCACGAGGCCGAGGTCGGCAGGGCGACGTTGTTCGCATACTTTCCGACGAAGGAGGACCTCGTCTTGGAGCGCGTTCGTGGCAACGGTCCTGTCCAGACCGTTCGGCAACGGGCCGCGGGCGTATCACTGGTGGATGCGCTGCGGGCGCATTGCCATGAGACCGCGGCACGCTTCGCTCGCACAGACCAGGGCGACGTCCAGGGCACGCGGCGCGTCATGGGATTGATCCTGTCCACGCCGGTGTTGAGGGCCGGGCTGCAGCGCCTCTTCGACCAGCAGCGCGAGGATCTGGCCGGATTGTTGTCGGGCGAAGATCCCGGTCTCGCGGGTACCTGGAGGGCGGAGGTAGCCGCGGCGCAGGCGATGGGGGTTGTCCTGGCGGTCGAGTCCCACATCTACCGGTGGTTCGTCTCCGGGGAGCCCACCGACGCGACCCCTGCGCCGCTTGCCGGCGAGATCGATGTGGCCTTCGACCAGCTCGCGGCCGGCCTCGAGCGCTGCTACCCGAAGCGGGACGACTGA
- a CDS encoding type II toxin-antitoxin system RelE/ParE family toxin produces the protein MKAYRLTPAARHDLSGIWDYTAEHWDQAQAEKYVLEIKAAIERIAADPERGRSCDEIRRSYRRYGIGSHLVFYRESTDTVDVIRILHQRMDPTRHL, from the coding sequence GTGAAGGCATACCGGCTCACTCCGGCTGCGCGCCACGACCTGTCAGGCATCTGGGACTACACGGCCGAACACTGGGATCAAGCCCAGGCCGAGAAATACGTCCTCGAGATCAAGGCCGCGATCGAGCGCATTGCCGCTGACCCCGAGCGAGGCCGTTCCTGCGACGAGATCCGCCGGAGCTACCGACGATACGGCATCGGCAGTCATCTGGTGTTCTACCGCGAGAGCACCGACACGGTCGACGTCATCCGGATCCTGCACCAGCGGATGGACCCGACGCGACACCTATAA
- a CDS encoding type II toxin-antitoxin system ParD family antitoxin has protein sequence MAQNTSISLDDHFAGFLSQQVAAGRYRSASEVVRAGLRLLEDRETHLAALRSALEAGEVSGQPTPFDFDAFIAAKK, from the coding sequence ATGGCTCAGAATACATCCATCAGCCTGGACGATCACTTCGCGGGCTTCCTGTCCCAGCAGGTGGCCGCCGGCCGCTACCGATCGGCCAGTGAGGTCGTGCGGGCGGGCCTCCGCCTGCTGGAGGACCGGGAGACGCACTTGGCAGCGCTGCGCTCTGCGCTGGAAGCTGGCGAGGTCAGCGGGCAACCGACACCATTCGACTTCGACGCCTTCATCGCAGCCAAGAAGTGA
- a CDS encoding class I SAM-dependent methyltransferase has translation MDYDPSQYLGSAPHYLIGRPPYSAELADVVARELELDGSGHLLDVGCGPGVLAVQLAPLFELVTAIDPDPDMIAEARRHATAHAVTLELRRARAEDIGMLDLPPMRVVTFGQSFHRVSRTPVAETVYDLLEPGGAIVLVSHDINASPAPTSTGDPSIPDQEVQELITRYLGPDRRSGLRPVSSCSSEPWEVSLAKTRFGEPATVHAPGRRDVTRDVDGIISGYLSMSYAAPHLFGDRLGLFVDDLRSLLIARTETGRFWDWPGETAALIARKPSRTWDLPIGTTYSPR, from the coding sequence ATGGACTACGACCCAAGTCAATACCTTGGAAGCGCGCCGCACTACCTGATCGGTCGGCCGCCGTACTCGGCCGAGCTCGCGGATGTCGTTGCTCGAGAGTTGGAACTCGACGGTTCCGGGCACCTGCTCGACGTGGGATGTGGGCCGGGTGTCCTGGCGGTCCAGCTGGCGCCGCTGTTCGAGCTGGTGACCGCGATCGATCCGGACCCGGACATGATCGCCGAAGCACGCCGGCACGCCACAGCCCATGCTGTGACACTCGAACTGCGGCGGGCGAGAGCCGAGGACATCGGCATGCTCGATCTCCCGCCGATGCGCGTGGTCACCTTTGGTCAGTCTTTCCACCGCGTCTCTCGCACTCCCGTCGCCGAGACTGTCTATGACCTCCTGGAGCCGGGCGGCGCGATCGTGCTTGTCAGCCACGACATCAACGCCAGTCCGGCACCCACGAGCACCGGTGATCCATCGATCCCCGACCAGGAGGTGCAGGAACTGATCACACGGTACCTGGGTCCGGATCGCCGCTCTGGCCTGCGTCCCGTCAGCAGCTGTTCGTCGGAGCCCTGGGAGGTCTCGCTGGCCAAGACACGATTCGGGGAGCCGGCGACTGTCCATGCACCCGGCCGTCGCGACGTCACTCGCGACGTCGACGGCATCATCTCCGGCTACCTATCGATGTCGTACGCGGCTCCCCACCTCTTCGGAGACCGGCTCGGACTCTTCGTCGACGATCTGCGGAGCCTGCTCATCGCCCGCACGGAAACGGGACGCTTTTGGGACTGGCCTGGCGAAACTGCTGCGCTCATCGCCCGCAAGCCCTCCCGCACGTGGGACCTTCCGATCGGCACCACCTACTCGCCCCGGTAG
- a CDS encoding EVE domain-containing protein, translated as MTSRRHWVIVASRDHARRGVSSGFVMANHGKRAPLARMRAGDGILIYSPSTTYPHGEPLQAVTIIGEVTGDEPEPSEVIAGGFRRAARLREIEPLPLGLIREYLPVARIRFGFFELDAVDAEALLDLVARRVAEQGPTTPPG; from the coding sequence ATGACATCTCGACGGCATTGGGTGATAGTCGCCTCGCGTGATCACGCCAGGCGCGGCGTAAGTAGCGGTTTCGTGATGGCCAACCACGGCAAGCGGGCGCCGCTGGCCCGGATGAGGGCCGGCGACGGCATCCTCATTTACTCGCCGAGCACTACCTATCCCCACGGTGAGCCACTGCAAGCGGTCACCATCATCGGCGAGGTCACCGGAGACGAGCCCGAGCCCAGCGAGGTGATCGCTGGCGGCTTCCGTCGCGCGGCGAGGCTGCGTGAGATTGAGCCGCTGCCACTTGGGCTGATCCGCGAGTATCTTCCCGTCGCGCGGATACGGTTCGGCTTCTTCGAGCTTGACGCGGTGGACGCCGAGGCTCTCTTGGATCTCGTGGCGCGCCGGGTCGCCGAGCAAGGTCCGACGACACCACCCGGGTAG
- a CDS encoding VOC family protein, which yields MHATPFLTFQPDRGQSASEAMSAYVELFEDGEVLSDQRRGPGDPGGEGTIVIAEFRVAGLTFRCSDSPIRHEWDFTPAISVWIDCPSTDEQQRLFNALVEGGRAHMPIDDYGFGPFGWVQDRFGINWQLAAAAE from the coding sequence ATGCACGCCACGCCATTCCTTACCTTCCAACCCGACCGCGGTCAGAGTGCCTCGGAAGCGATGAGCGCCTACGTCGAACTCTTCGAAGACGGCGAGGTGCTGTCGGATCAGCGTCGAGGTCCCGGAGATCCTGGCGGCGAGGGCACGATCGTGATTGCCGAGTTCAGAGTCGCTGGCCTGACGTTCCGCTGCAGCGACAGCCCAATCCGGCACGAATGGGACTTCACCCCAGCTATCTCAGTATGGATCGACTGCCCATCGACCGACGAGCAGCAGCGGCTGTTCAACGCCCTGGTCGAAGGCGGAAGGGCACACATGCCCATCGATGACTACGGATTCGGTCCATTCGGGTGGGTCCAGGACCGGTTCGGCATCAACTGGCAGCTCGCGGCCGCCGCCGAGTAA
- a CDS encoding helix-turn-helix transcriptional regulator has translation MRNHLRALRVARGWTQAVLADELDVSRQTINALETGRYDPSLPLAFALSRLFEQPIESIFDPEPARPNVPQGR, from the coding sequence ATGAGAAACCACCTCCGCGCCCTGCGCGTCGCGCGCGGCTGGACGCAAGCGGTCCTCGCCGACGAACTCGACGTCTCGCGACAAACGATCAACGCGCTCGAGACCGGTCGATACGATCCGAGTCTTCCCCTGGCGTTCGCGTTGTCTCGGCTCTTTGAGCAACCGATCGAGTCGATCTTCGACCCCGAACCCGCCCGTCCGAACGTCCCTCAGGGACGGTAA